One segment of Candidatus Nitrospira nitrificans DNA contains the following:
- a CDS encoding NUDIX domain-containing protein produces the protein MVRNIYTGKVVTLNVDTVQLPNGVTVDLETIRHPGAAAVVPIKDDGTVVLIRQFRHAAGGFIYEIPAGKLSPGEDPLHCAARELEEEIGYRAASFELLSSIFTAPGFADEVIHVYKATGLTQGRQQLDHDEVLEIVEMSLEQAITRIQDGTIRDGKTIVGLQAVHIMSNSTRR, from the coding sequence ATGGTTCGCAATATTTACACAGGGAAGGTTGTCACACTGAACGTCGACACCGTGCAATTACCGAACGGTGTGACGGTGGACCTCGAAACCATCCGTCATCCGGGGGCGGCCGCGGTCGTGCCGATCAAAGATGATGGGACCGTGGTCTTAATCCGGCAGTTCCGGCACGCGGCCGGGGGGTTCATTTACGAGATTCCTGCAGGAAAATTATCTCCGGGCGAAGATCCGTTGCATTGCGCGGCACGCGAACTGGAGGAAGAGATCGGCTATCGCGCGGCCTCGTTTGAGTTGCTCTCGAGTATCTTCACGGCTCCGGGGTTTGCGGACGAGGTGATTCATGTCTACAAGGCCACCGGTCTGACACAAGGGCGTCAGCAGTTGGATCACGACGAAGTGCTTGAGATCGTCGAAATGTCGCTGGAACAAGCGATCACAAGAATTCAGGACGGCACAATCCGAGATGGGAAAACGATCGTGGGATTACAAGCCGTCCATATCATGTCGAACTCGACTCGTCGCTGA
- a CDS encoding tetratricopeptide repeat protein, producing MSASAQDAHPSLAKQALEECAKGRLATEREKRQAHFQQGQSLGERAVAADEGNADAHFALFCNLGELLRIDGESLTSLFGLRRMMHELDRALEINPAHIDALSAKGTLLVKLPSLLGGDAEKGEALLEHVVNKAPKAVNARLSLAKVRCEHGRHQEAVTLATDALVLAQQHDRADFIPEARAVLEQLQANAAKAGYKAQF from the coding sequence ATGTCAGCGTCGGCACAAGACGCGCACCCGTCCCTTGCGAAACAGGCGCTTGAAGAGTGCGCCAAAGGAAGACTCGCGACTGAGCGTGAGAAGCGGCAGGCGCATTTTCAACAAGGACAGAGTTTAGGCGAACGGGCGGTCGCGGCCGATGAAGGGAATGCCGATGCCCACTTTGCGCTGTTTTGCAACCTGGGAGAGCTGCTCCGCATCGACGGAGAATCCCTCACCTCGCTCTTCGGACTTCGCCGCATGATGCACGAACTCGACCGGGCTCTCGAGATCAATCCAGCCCATATCGACGCGCTCTCGGCGAAAGGGACCTTGTTGGTGAAGCTGCCGAGCCTCTTGGGGGGCGATGCCGAGAAAGGGGAGGCGCTCTTAGAACATGTTGTGAACAAGGCGCCGAAAGCCGTCAATGCTCGACTATCTCTTGCCAAAGTGCGGTGCGAGCATGGCCGACATCAGGAAGCCGTCACGCTGGCGACAGATGCCCTCGTCCTCGCTCAACAACACGACCGGGCCGACTTTATCCCCGAAGCGCGAGCGGTACTCGAGCAGCTCCAGGCCAATGCCGCTAAAGCCGGCTACAAAGCTCAATTCTAA
- a CDS encoding carbonic anhydrase, producing the protein MMRISIRSLLIMLTLTLPVACVHAGETGHSTWGYDGPHGPLHWSELGPEFSICEKGMAQSPIDLLRAHKTTLDDIQFSYRDAPFHVVNNGHTLQEVEPLSETVKSRYPKHGQTVLHFDKDSTIVFDEDLYLLEQFHFHVPSEHTIDQKHYPMELHLVHHNERHEVAVVAVFMEEGKHNQFFETFLEHAPTKVGEVNDDHNHTVNPMNLLPERKSYYRYSGSFTTPPCSEGVIWAVMQDPIEVSAEQIKKFRALVKHDNARPTQPLHKRFVLETNLPTTTTATKK; encoded by the coding sequence ATGATGAGGATTTCGATCAGAAGCCTGCTGATCATGCTGACGTTGACGCTGCCGGTCGCATGCGTGCATGCGGGAGAAACAGGGCATAGCACATGGGGATATGATGGTCCTCATGGACCGCTTCATTGGAGCGAGCTTGGGCCCGAGTTCTCCATCTGTGAAAAAGGCATGGCCCAATCACCGATCGATTTGTTGCGCGCTCATAAGACGACGCTCGACGACATTCAGTTTTCTTATCGAGATGCTCCTTTTCATGTGGTGAATAATGGACATACATTACAAGAAGTCGAGCCGCTTTCAGAAACGGTCAAATCCCGTTATCCCAAACACGGACAGACGGTCCTCCATTTTGATAAGGACAGCACCATCGTGTTCGACGAGGACCTCTACTTACTTGAACAGTTCCATTTCCATGTTCCGAGTGAGCACACGATAGATCAGAAGCATTACCCGATGGAACTGCATCTGGTGCATCACAACGAGCGTCATGAGGTGGCGGTGGTTGCCGTCTTTATGGAAGAAGGCAAACACAATCAGTTTTTCGAAACCTTCTTGGAGCATGCGCCCACCAAGGTGGGAGAAGTCAATGACGACCATAATCACACCGTCAATCCGATGAACCTCTTGCCTGAGCGGAAATCCTACTATCGCTACTCCGGTTCCTTTACCACGCCGCCCTGTTCCGAAGGTGTTATTTGGGCGGTTATGCAAGACCCCATCGAGGTCTCCGCTGAACAGATCAAAAAGTTTCGCGCTCTCGTGAAACACGACAATGCGCGACCGACGCAACCTTTGCATAAACGCTTCGTGCTGGAGACGAATCTCCCAACTACAACGACCGCGACGAAAAAATAA
- the gcvT gene encoding glycine cleavage system aminomethyltransferase GcvT: MKQTPLHACHRAAGAKLVDFAGWEMPIQYSGVVDEYHTVRSKAGLFDVSHMGRLVLAGSGAEALLQRMTTNDLAALRPMQAQYSMVCNEQGGIKDDIFVYRLAKAGVFLLCVNASNRAKIVSWLTEHGQAFPDCQISDRSAEIAQIALQGQAARAIVASLGFSQLEQLKLRESTMVQVADVECLVARTGYTGEFGYEFYVYGPADPVWDKLLHAGKPFGLKPAGLGARDLLRLEMGYLLYGNDIDERTTPIEAGAEWAVRFEKGDFIGKPVLLAQKQAGPSRRFIGFELLEKSVPRHGFTILSVSSPQTPIGAVTSGNLSPLLQKGIGLGYVAAEYAEPGTDLFIDIRGKAVPAKVVKPAFYKRPSK; encoded by the coding sequence ATGAAACAGACTCCGCTGCACGCGTGCCATCGGGCGGCCGGCGCCAAGCTCGTCGACTTCGCGGGATGGGAAATGCCCATCCAGTACAGCGGCGTGGTGGATGAATATCACACCGTCCGCAGCAAGGCCGGTCTCTTCGATGTCAGCCATATGGGCCGACTTGTCCTCGCCGGCTCCGGGGCCGAAGCACTGCTTCAACGCATGACGACGAATGATCTGGCGGCGCTGCGGCCCATGCAGGCGCAGTACTCGATGGTCTGCAACGAGCAGGGCGGCATCAAGGACGACATATTCGTCTATCGATTGGCGAAGGCCGGAGTATTTCTTCTCTGCGTCAATGCGTCGAATCGAGCCAAGATCGTATCCTGGCTGACGGAGCACGGTCAGGCGTTTCCTGATTGTCAAATTTCCGACCGTTCGGCGGAGATCGCGCAAATCGCCTTGCAGGGCCAGGCTGCGCGGGCGATCGTCGCGTCGCTCGGGTTCTCACAACTGGAGCAGCTCAAGCTCAGAGAATCCACGATGGTGCAAGTGGCGGATGTGGAGTGTCTGGTGGCGCGAACGGGTTATACCGGGGAGTTCGGCTATGAGTTCTATGTGTATGGGCCGGCCGACCCAGTCTGGGACAAGCTCCTGCACGCAGGCAAGCCGTTCGGATTGAAGCCGGCTGGTCTGGGTGCGCGAGATCTCTTGCGCCTAGAGATGGGGTATTTGCTCTATGGCAACGATATCGATGAGCGAACGACGCCGATCGAGGCCGGAGCGGAATGGGCCGTGCGGTTCGAGAAAGGGGACTTTATCGGAAAACCTGTCCTGCTGGCTCAAAAGCAAGCAGGCCCGTCCAGGCGCTTCATCGGCTTTGAATTGCTGGAAAAAAGTGTCCCCCGCCACGGGTTCACGATTCTCTCTGTATCCTCACCCCAGACTCCCATCGGAGCAGTCACCAGCGGCAATCTTTCCCCGCTTCTCCAGAAGGGAATTGGCTTGGGGTACGTTGCTGCCGAGTATGCCGAGCCGGGAACGGACCTCTTCATCGACATTCGTGGAAAAGCGGTTCCGGCGAAGGTGGTGAAGCCGGCGTTCTATAAACGTCCCTCGAAGTAA
- a CDS encoding DmpA family aminopeptidase — translation MTSSAGHSIEAIGQGIARLITLSCLTIVIAGCVSPATAESPQERQRLRDLGIVIGQSQPGPLNAITDVAGVKVGHTTLIQGEGPLKPGQGPVRTGVTVVIPREDVWHKKVPAGSFVLNGTGEMTGLAWVAESGFLEYPIALTNTLNIPRVANGVMSWMIMRYPEIGISDDTLTPVVAECDDGRLNDIQGRHVSEPDVIAALNGASSGPVKEGTVGAGTGMISYGFKGGIGTASRKLSEKEGGYTIGVLVNANHGRRPELVIAGVPVGRLYEPSRQMSEALSPGQSEGSIIVVIATDAPLDSRQLTRLAKRAALGLARTGSTARHSSGDFMLAFSTANVIPHYPKEPIYQLTHLADTHLNPLITATVEATEEAILNALTMASTMTGRDGRRVEAIDLMRLHTLLSGSRGN, via the coding sequence ATGACGTCTAGCGCCGGGCATTCTATCGAGGCGATAGGACAAGGGATCGCTCGGCTGATCACCCTGTCGTGCCTCACCATCGTGATCGCAGGGTGCGTCTCGCCTGCCACGGCTGAATCACCACAAGAACGTCAACGCCTACGGGATCTTGGCATCGTGATCGGACAGTCTCAGCCCGGCCCTCTGAATGCGATTACCGACGTAGCCGGTGTGAAAGTCGGCCACACGACCCTCATTCAAGGCGAGGGACCGCTTAAGCCGGGCCAAGGTCCCGTCCGCACAGGCGTGACCGTTGTGATTCCTCGCGAGGATGTCTGGCACAAGAAGGTCCCCGCCGGCTCGTTCGTGCTGAACGGCACCGGCGAAATGACCGGCCTCGCATGGGTCGCGGAGTCGGGCTTCCTCGAATATCCCATTGCCCTCACGAACACGCTCAATATCCCCCGCGTGGCGAACGGCGTCATGAGCTGGATGATCATGCGGTATCCGGAGATCGGTATCTCCGATGACACGCTCACACCCGTCGTGGCCGAGTGCGACGACGGCCGATTGAACGACATCCAAGGCCGCCATGTATCCGAACCGGATGTGATCGCGGCGCTCAACGGCGCGAGCAGCGGCCCGGTGAAGGAAGGCACCGTTGGAGCCGGCACGGGCATGATCTCCTATGGATTCAAGGGCGGCATCGGCACCGCATCACGAAAGCTCTCGGAGAAGGAAGGCGGCTACACCATCGGAGTCCTCGTCAATGCGAATCATGGCCGTCGACCGGAATTGGTCATCGCGGGCGTACCGGTGGGAAGACTCTACGAACCATCACGACAGATGTCTGAGGCGCTCTCGCCAGGCCAAAGCGAAGGGTCCATCATCGTCGTCATCGCCACCGATGCGCCGCTCGACAGCCGCCAGCTCACGCGCTTGGCCAAACGCGCGGCGCTCGGCCTGGCCCGCACCGGTTCCACTGCCCGCCACAGCAGCGGTGACTTCATGCTCGCTTTTTCCACCGCCAACGTCATTCCGCATTATCCGAAAGAGCCAATCTACCAGCTGACCCATCTGGCCGATACCCACCTGAACCCGCTCATCACCGCCACGGTCGAGGCCACCGAAGAAGCCATTCTGAACGCCCTCACCATGGCTTCCACGATGACGGGTCGAGACGGCCGGCGGGTCGAGGCCATCGACCTCATGCGCCTCCACACACTTCTGTCCGGTTCGCGAGGAAACTGA
- a CDS encoding enoyl-ACP reductase FabI — translation MLLTGKKGLVIGVANKHSIAWAIAQSVAGQGAQLLFNYQNERLKQNVEELAATLPGSKAFPCDVSNDGEITSLMQQVQKEVGQIDFLVHSLAFAPREELSGQFVNTSRQGFAMALDISAYSLVAVTRAALPLMTAGGSIITLTYLGSERVVPHYNVMGVAKAALEATVRYLAYDLGRLNVRVNAISAGPIKTLAARGVSGITKMVDLHKEFAPLRRPTEQGEVGDTALFLVSSLGRGITGEVIYVDGGFNILGMMAPDEQVGS, via the coding sequence ATGTTACTCACTGGTAAAAAAGGACTCGTGATCGGCGTGGCCAATAAGCACAGCATCGCCTGGGCCATCGCCCAATCGGTTGCCGGTCAAGGAGCTCAGCTCCTCTTCAATTATCAAAACGAACGGCTGAAGCAAAACGTGGAGGAGTTGGCCGCCACCTTGCCCGGCTCGAAGGCGTTTCCCTGCGATGTGAGCAACGACGGAGAGATTACGTCGCTCATGCAGCAGGTTCAAAAGGAAGTCGGTCAGATCGATTTCCTCGTCCACTCCCTGGCGTTCGCGCCTCGAGAAGAGCTGAGCGGACAATTCGTGAATACCAGTCGGCAAGGGTTTGCAATGGCGCTCGACATCAGCGCCTATTCGCTCGTGGCCGTCACCAGGGCCGCCTTGCCGTTGATGACCGCCGGGGGCTCCATCATCACACTCACCTATCTGGGAAGCGAACGCGTTGTGCCTCATTATAACGTGATGGGTGTCGCCAAAGCCGCGCTGGAGGCCACGGTCCGCTATTTGGCCTATGATCTCGGCCGTCTGAATGTCCGGGTGAATGCGATCTCTGCCGGGCCGATCAAGACCCTCGCCGCCCGTGGCGTCTCCGGGATCACGAAGATGGTCGATCTCCATAAGGAGTTTGCGCCGCTCCGTCGTCCGACCGAACAGGGTGAGGTCGGCGACACGGCCTTGTTCCTGGTCAGCTCCTTGGGGCGGGGCATTACCGGGGAAGTGATTTACGTTGATGGCGGATTCAACATTCTGGGCATGATGGCTCCCGATGAACAGGTTGGTTCCTGA
- a CDS encoding FIST signal transduction protein: MQFAVALSKTAETESAAQAVAEDIRAQLGAAPVDLACVFFSAHHAAEADLLAQALTSTLHPNLLIGCSGEGVIAGAEEVETAPAVTVWAAALPDVHLHPLRLSFSPTQDQFHLSGWPEPGTHDASFLLLADPFTAPVQDILGMLEERYPGAKAVGGLAGGGQEAGMNRLVLNDQVFDGGLVGVRLSGAVAIRPVISQGCRLIGERFVVTKAERNLLHELGGAPALERLQAVFESLSEEDRLRANRALHLGIVIDEHRNRFERGDFLIRNLLGADRATGAVAIGDVVQEGQTVQFHLRDADSATEDLNALLATDRAGHRHPVLGALMFSCCGRGLGLFGRPNHDAAATTQQLGPIPIAGFFAQGEIGPIGNRNFLHGYTASLALFAERDR; encoded by the coding sequence GTGCAATTTGCAGTAGCTCTCTCGAAAACGGCGGAGACGGAATCTGCGGCTCAGGCCGTAGCTGAAGATATTCGAGCGCAGCTGGGTGCCGCGCCGGTCGACCTCGCCTGCGTCTTCTTTTCCGCTCATCATGCGGCCGAGGCCGATCTCTTGGCGCAGGCGCTGACAAGCACGCTTCATCCGAACCTCCTGATCGGCTGCAGTGGAGAGGGGGTCATTGCCGGCGCGGAAGAAGTGGAAACGGCCCCGGCGGTGACCGTTTGGGCCGCGGCCCTTCCCGACGTCCATCTGCACCCATTGCGATTGTCGTTTTCACCGACCCAGGATCAATTTCACCTCTCGGGATGGCCTGAGCCTGGGACTCACGACGCATCGTTCCTCCTGCTCGCCGATCCCTTCACCGCGCCTGTTCAAGACATCCTGGGGATGTTGGAAGAGCGTTACCCTGGAGCGAAGGCGGTCGGAGGACTGGCCGGAGGCGGACAGGAGGCCGGCATGAACCGGCTGGTGCTCAACGACCAGGTCTTCGATGGCGGGCTTGTGGGGGTCCGGCTTTCGGGAGCGGTGGCAATTCGCCCAGTCATTTCTCAAGGCTGCCGCCTGATCGGCGAGCGATTCGTCGTGACGAAGGCGGAGCGCAATCTGCTACATGAACTCGGGGGCGCGCCGGCGTTGGAGCGGTTGCAGGCGGTCTTCGAATCCCTGTCGGAGGAAGACCGGTTACGCGCCAATCGGGCGCTTCACCTCGGGATCGTGATCGATGAACATCGGAACCGGTTCGAACGCGGAGATTTTCTCATTCGCAATCTGCTCGGGGCCGACCGCGCCACCGGCGCCGTCGCGATCGGTGATGTGGTGCAAGAGGGGCAGACGGTGCAGTTCCATCTTCGCGATGCGGACTCAGCCACGGAAGATTTGAACGCCCTGTTGGCGACCGACCGAGCCGGTCATCGGCATCCTGTCCTCGGCGCACTCATGTTCAGCTGTTGCGGCCGTGGTCTGGGGCTCTTTGGACGGCCGAACCATGATGCGGCTGCGACCACGCAACAGCTGGGACCGATTCCGATCGCGGGGTTCTTTGCGCAAGGCGAGATCGGCCCTATTGGCAACCGCAACTTCTTGCACGGGTACACGGCCAGTCTGGCGCTCTTTGCCGAACGGGACCGGTAA
- the arfB gene encoding alternative ribosome rescue aminoacyl-tRNA hydrolase ArfB — MLRVSSSIAVPDHEIDIHAIRSQGAGGQNVNKVSTAIHLRFDIRASSLPPFYKEELLKLQDHRISADGVITIKAQQHRTQERNREDALDRLRLLIQSVAILRKKRRPTKPTKGSQNRRIEGKKRQGRLKALRRTLD, encoded by the coding sequence ATGCTGCGTGTTTCATCGTCTATCGCTGTCCCGGATCACGAGATCGACATACACGCCATACGGTCGCAAGGCGCCGGCGGGCAAAACGTCAACAAGGTCTCGACCGCCATACATCTACGGTTCGATATTCGTGCCTCTTCCCTGCCGCCATTCTATAAAGAGGAACTGCTGAAGCTTCAAGATCACCGCATTTCCGCCGACGGCGTGATTACCATCAAAGCGCAACAACACAGAACCCAGGAGCGTAACCGCGAGGATGCCTTGGATCGACTGCGCCTGTTGATTCAGAGCGTGGCGATCCTGCGCAAGAAGCGAAGGCCGACCAAGCCGACGAAGGGTTCGCAGAATCGGCGGATTGAGGGAAAGAAACGGCAGGGACGTCTCAAGGCATTGCGAAGAACTCTTGACTAG
- a CDS encoding helix-turn-helix domain-containing protein, with the protein MKVNLSRSLRARREARGLSQLALAKRLRSSQSRVEKMEAADRTVSIDLLIRGLVILGARPRDIAQALGRETGAAA; encoded by the coding sequence ATGAAGGTAAATTTGAGCCGATCATTGCGGGCTCGTCGTGAGGCTCGTGGGCTTTCTCAGCTGGCCCTCGCAAAGCGACTTCGATCGAGCCAATCTCGCGTGGAAAAGATGGAGGCAGCAGACCGGACTGTTTCGATTGATTTGCTGATACGCGGCCTCGTGATTCTCGGCGCAAGACCGCGAGACATCGCACAAGCTCTTGGCCGAGAGACCGGTGCCGCGGCCTAA
- a CDS encoding FKBP-type peptidyl-prolyl cis-trans isomerase, translating into MAESNQEVTTPSGLKYVDQVVGTGEVAVAGKTVNVHYTGWLENGKKFDSSVDRGQPFSFPLGAGRVIKGWDEGVQGMKVGGKRKLTISSDLGYGSRGAGGVIPPNATLIFDVELLGVH; encoded by the coding sequence ATGGCTGAGAGCAATCAGGAAGTCACAACGCCCTCCGGGCTCAAATATGTGGATCAGGTAGTCGGCACCGGAGAGGTGGCGGTCGCCGGCAAGACGGTGAACGTCCATTATACCGGGTGGCTGGAGAACGGGAAAAAATTCGATAGCTCCGTCGATCGTGGACAGCCCTTCTCGTTTCCCCTCGGCGCCGGGCGTGTCATCAAGGGGTGGGATGAAGGGGTCCAGGGCATGAAAGTGGGAGGCAAGCGGAAACTCACGATCTCCTCCGATTTGGGGTACGGCTCGCGCGGTGCCGGCGGAGTGATCCCACCGAACGCCACGCTGATTTTCGACGTCGAGCTCCTCGGAGTCCATTGA
- a CDS encoding DUF2490 domain-containing protein: MQRATANKRMRKWGRRIAIVTIAWSLLIGGETFAQSTSTFNQDFRLWAPVFLTVKLPSSFLAYMEVNTRFADLDDAGHIDQLLLRPALGYQLTDNLSIWQGYAWVGNFNQPHTPPQSSFFEESRIYQQINYASKFESFRILSRFRLEERWIEHADGTALRFRLMLRGVYPLPFAPEWALATYDEIFVNLNTVGTRGPEAGFDQNRFFLGINRTFSKYFNMDFGYQNQLLNSRSIPDLANQMNHVILFQFYINL, encoded by the coding sequence ATGCAGCGTGCAACGGCCAATAAACGAATGCGCAAGTGGGGACGACGGATCGCAATCGTGACCATCGCCTGGAGTCTTCTGATCGGAGGAGAAACCTTTGCTCAATCCACCTCGACATTCAACCAGGACTTTCGCCTCTGGGCACCGGTTTTCCTCACGGTGAAGCTGCCCTCATCCTTTCTTGCCTACATGGAAGTCAACACCCGCTTCGCGGATCTAGACGATGCCGGCCATATCGATCAACTGCTGCTCCGTCCGGCGCTTGGCTATCAACTGACGGATAATCTCTCCATTTGGCAAGGCTACGCGTGGGTCGGCAACTTTAATCAGCCGCATACCCCACCGCAGTCTTCCTTCTTCGAAGAAAGCCGGATCTATCAACAGATCAACTATGCGAGCAAATTCGAATCCTTCAGGATTCTCAGCCGCTTCCGCCTTGAGGAACGTTGGATCGAACATGCCGACGGTACTGCTCTGAGGTTCCGTCTGATGCTGCGGGGGGTGTACCCGTTGCCGTTTGCTCCTGAATGGGCGCTCGCGACCTACGACGAAATCTTTGTCAACCTCAACACGGTCGGCACGCGCGGGCCCGAGGCGGGTTTTGATCAAAATCGATTCTTTCTCGGCATCAATCGCACGTTTTCAAAATATTTCAATATGGACTTCGGTTACCAAAATCAGCTCCTCAACAGCCGGTCGATTCCCGACCTTGCGAACCAGATGAACCATGTCATCTTATTCCAGTTTTACATCAATCTGTAA